A genomic window from Sulfurimonas sp. includes:
- the rpoC gene encoding DNA-directed RNA polymerase subunit beta', producing the protein MSKLVPIEVTENDRPKDIKQLQFRLAAPEKVMSWSNGEVKKPETINYRTLKPERDGLFCAKIFGPVRDYECLCGKYKKMRYKGVVCEKCGVEVTSTKVRRTRMGHIELVTPVAHIWYVSSLPSRIGTLLGIKMKDLERVLYYEAYIVEQGGEAYYDADGKTPVLKYDVLNEEQYRTLVQRFGELGFKARMGGEVVRDLLEDIDLVDAFTQLKEDIEQTKSEAKKKTIAKRLKVIESFLNSGNNPAWMMLTVLPVLPPDLRPLVSLDGGKFAVSDVNDLYRRVINRNQRLKRLVELEAPEIIVRNEKRMLQESVDALFDNGRRANAVKGANKRPLKSLSEIIKGKQGRFRQNLLGKRVDFSGRSVIVVGPSLQMHECGLPKKMALELFKPHLIAKLEDKGHATTVKAAKKMIEDQTNEVWECLAEIVDGYPVMLNRAPTLHKLSIQAFHPKLIDGKAIQLHPLVCSAFNADFDGDQMAVHVPLSSAAIAEAKVLMMASMNILHPASGKAIATPSQDMVLGIYYMTLEKNGVKGSNKLFGNVDEVNIAFEHDALDLHAKVRTRVDGRIIYTTAGRLLLKDILPDFVPAELWNKVMNKRAIGELVDYVQKHGGIGVTAGFLDRLKDLGFKQATKAGVSISIDDVKIPDAKEAKIEESKNKVIEIQKQFEAGLLTEQERYNKIIDVWTDTNNTVASQMMELVESDKDGFNSIHMMADSGARGSAAQIRQLAGMRGLMAKPSGDIIETPIISNFKEGLNVVEYFISTHGARKGLADTALKTANAGYLTRKLVDVAQNVKVVEHDCHTHEGIEISDISDQNTLIESLEDRLNGRVLADDIIDPISNEILFAEGTLIDEISAKTISEAGIKTAHIRTPTTCKSEDGICALCYGVNLATGHIVRKGEAVGITAAQSIGEPGTQLTLRTFHVGGTASSTAQERQVVASKEGFIRYYNLNTYQSKDGKNIVANRRNAAVLLVEPKIKAPFAGKVKIETIHDEVLISVEGAKDTQRYSLRKNEIAKPNELAGVSGQIEGKYYFPYESGSEVAEDESIVETIKDGWNVPSRIPYASELLVDNGAPVTQKIYAKEEGNVKYFLLKGDYLERFEGLKEGYEVKEKGLFAAVIDSNNREAVRHYIARGSVIVAEDDAAVDGSTLLAKPASDESVVIAEWDPYSNPIISEANGVVKFEDIIVGTTATEQLDELTGKTRLMINDHISSEFKPTVVLATEDGELLRYAIEAKSSIYVEDGATVKVADIIAKTPKALQKSSDITGGLPRVSELFEGRRPKATALISEIDGVVSFGKMLRGKVRIVITSDAGIVKEYFVDKSHSPVVNAGDFVHAGERLTTGIISSHEILRISGVKALYNYLVSEVQQVYRSQGVNIADKHIEVIFTQMLRQVKIIKSGDTKFIEGDLISKNKFKAENEKITRLGGRPAIAEPFLVGITRAAVAADSIISAASFQDTTKVLTEAAVSAKIDDLNDLKENVIIGRTIPVGTGIYKDQEVVLESEAE; encoded by the coding sequence ATGAGTAAATTAGTACCTATTGAAGTAACTGAAAATGACAGACCAAAAGATATAAAGCAGCTGCAATTCCGTTTAGCTGCGCCTGAAAAGGTAATGTCATGGTCAAATGGTGAGGTTAAAAAACCTGAAACTATTAACTATCGTACATTAAAACCTGAGCGTGACGGTCTGTTTTGTGCAAAAATATTCGGTCCTGTTCGTGATTATGAGTGTCTTTGTGGAAAATATAAAAAGATGCGTTACAAGGGTGTTGTATGTGAGAAATGTGGTGTTGAAGTTACATCTACTAAAGTTCGTCGTACTCGTATGGGTCACATCGAACTTGTAACTCCTGTTGCACATATCTGGTATGTAAGTTCTCTGCCAAGCCGTATTGGTACTCTTTTAGGTATCAAAATGAAAGATTTAGAGCGTGTACTTTATTATGAAGCATACATCGTTGAACAAGGTGGAGAGGCATATTACGATGCTGATGGAAAAACACCTGTACTTAAATATGATGTATTAAATGAAGAGCAATACCGTACATTAGTTCAAAGATTCGGTGAATTAGGCTTTAAAGCTCGTATGGGTGGTGAAGTTGTTCGTGACCTATTAGAAGATATCGATCTAGTTGATGCATTTACACAACTTAAAGAAGATATTGAGCAGACAAAATCTGAAGCTAAGAAAAAAACTATTGCTAAGCGTTTAAAAGTAATTGAGTCGTTCTTAAACTCTGGAAACAATCCTGCATGGATGATGTTAACAGTATTACCTGTTCTTCCACCGGATTTACGTCCACTTGTATCACTAGATGGTGGTAAGTTTGCAGTATCTGATGTTAATGATTTATATCGTCGTGTTATCAATAGAAATCAACGTCTTAAGCGTCTAGTTGAGCTTGAAGCTCCAGAGATTATTGTTAGAAATGAGAAGCGTATGCTTCAAGAGTCTGTTGATGCACTATTTGACAACGGTCGTCGTGCAAATGCAGTAAAAGGTGCTAATAAGCGTCCACTTAAATCATTATCTGAGATCATTAAAGGTAAGCAAGGACGTTTCCGTCAAAACTTACTTGGTAAACGTGTTGACTTCTCTGGTCGTTCTGTAATCGTTGTTGGTCCAAGCTTACAAATGCACGAATGTGGTTTACCTAAGAAAATGGCTCTTGAGCTGTTCAAACCACACTTGATTGCTAAGTTAGAAGACAAAGGTCATGCGACTACTGTTAAAGCTGCTAAGAAGATGATTGAAGACCAAACAAATGAAGTTTGGGAATGTTTAGCTGAGATCGTTGATGGTTATCCTGTAATGCTTAACCGTGCACCAACACTTCACAAACTTTCAATTCAAGCGTTCCACCCGAAACTAATTGATGGTAAAGCTATCCAGCTTCACCCATTAGTTTGTTCGGCATTCAATGCCGACTTCGATGGTGACCAGATGGCAGTTCACGTACCTTTATCTTCAGCTGCAATTGCTGAGGCAAAAGTACTTATGATGGCTTCTATGAACATCCTTCACCCGGCAAGTGGTAAAGCGATTGCAACGCCTTCACAGGATATGGTACTTGGTATCTACTATATGACTTTAGAGAAAAACGGTGTTAAAGGTTCTAACAAACTTTTTGGAAACGTTGATGAAGTTAATATTGCATTTGAGCATGATGCACTTGATCTTCATGCAAAAGTTCGTACACGTGTTGATGGTCGTATAATCTATACAACTGCTGGTCGTTTACTACTTAAAGATATTTTACCTGACTTTGTTCCGGCAGAATTATGGAATAAAGTTATGAATAAACGTGCTATCGGTGAGCTTGTTGATTATGTTCAAAAACACGGTGGTATCGGTGTAACTGCAGGTTTCCTTGACAGACTTAAAGATTTAGGTTTCAAACAAGCTACTAAAGCTGGTGTATCTATCTCTATTGATGATGTTAAGATTCCAGATGCTAAAGAAGCAAAAATTGAAGAATCTAAAAACAAAGTTATTGAGATTCAAAAACAATTTGAAGCAGGTTTACTAACTGAACAAGAACGTTACAATAAAATTATTGACGTTTGGACTGATACAAACAACACTGTTGCATCTCAAATGATGGAACTAGTTGAGAGTGATAAAGACGGTTTCAACTCTATTCACATGATGGCTGACTCTGGTGCTCGTGGTTCTGCTGCTCAGATTCGTCAGTTAGCTGGTATGCGTGGTCTTATGGCTAAACCAAGCGGTGATATTATTGAGACTCCGATTATCTCGAACTTTAAAGAGGGTCTAAACGTTGTTGAGTACTTTATTTCTACTCACGGTGCTCGTAAAGGTCTTGCCGATACAGCACTTAAAACAGCGAATGCTGGTTACTTAACTCGTAAACTTGTTGACGTTGCGCAAAATGTTAAAGTAGTTGAACATGACTGTCATACTCACGAAGGTATTGAGATCTCTGATATCTCTGATCAAAATACTCTAATTGAGTCTTTAGAAGACAGACTAAATGGACGTGTACTTGCTGATGATATTATTGATCCAATCTCTAATGAGATCCTTTTTGCAGAGGGTACTTTAATTGATGAGATAAGTGCAAAAACAATTTCGGAAGCTGGAATCAAAACAGCTCACATTAGAACTCCGACTACTTGTAAAAGTGAAGACGGTATCTGTGCGCTTTGTTATGGTGTTAACCTTGCAACTGGTCACATCGTTCGTAAAGGTGAGGCTGTTGGTATTACTGCTGCTCAGTCAATTGGTGAGCCTGGTACTCAGCTTACACTACGTACGTTCCACGTTGGTGGTACTGCGAGTTCAACTGCACAAGAGCGTCAAGTTGTAGCTAGTAAAGAAGGTTTTATCCGTTACTATAACTTAAATACTTACCAATCAAAAGATGGTAAAAATATCGTTGCAAACAGACGTAATGCAGCTGTACTTTTAGTTGAGCCTAAAATAAAAGCTCCGTTCGCAGGTAAAGTTAAAATTGAGACTATTCACGATGAAGTATTAATCTCTGTAGAGGGTGCAAAAGATACTCAACGTTACTCTTTACGTAAAAACGAAATTGCTAAGCCAAACGAGCTTGCAGGTGTTTCTGGTCAAATTGAGGGTAAATATTACTTCCCGTATGAGAGTGGAAGTGAAGTAGCTGAAGATGAGTCAATCGTTGAAACTATTAAAGACGGTTGGAACGTACCTTCACGTATCCCTTACGCATCTGAATTACTAGTTGATAACGGTGCACCAGTTACTCAAAAAATATACGCTAAAGAGGAAGGTAATGTTAAATACTTCCTTCTAAAAGGTGACTATTTAGAGAGATTTGAAGGTCTTAAAGAGGGTTACGAAGTAAAAGAGAAAGGTCTTTTTGCAGCTGTAATTGATAGCAATAACCGTGAAGCTGTTCGTCACTATATTGCACGTGGTTCTGTAATTGTTGCAGAAGATGATGCAGCAGTTGATGGAAGTACACTTCTTGCAAAACCTGCATCTGATGAGTCTGTTGTAATTGCTGAATGGGATCCATACTCTAACCCAATTATATCTGAGGCTAACGGTGTAGTTAAATTTGAAGATATTATTGTTGGTACTACTGCTACTGAGCAGTTAGATGAGTTAACTGGTAAAACTCGTTTAATGATCAACGATCACATCTCAAGCGAATTTAAACCGACTGTTGTTTTAGCTACAGAAGACGGTGAGCTTTTACGTTACGCTATTGAAGCTAAATCTTCTATCTATGTAGAAGACGGTGCTACTGTTAAAGTTGCTGATATTATTGCTAAAACTCCAAAAGCACTTCAAAAATCAAGCGATATTACGGGTGGTCTTCCACGTGTATCTGAGCTATTTGAGGGTCGTCGTCCTAAAGCTACAGCATTAATCTCTGAGATTGACGGTGTGGTAAGCTTTGGTAAAATGTTACGTGGTAAAGTTCGTATTGTTATTACAAGTGATGCTGGTATTGTAAAAGAGTACTTTGTAGATAAATCACACTCACCGGTTGTAAACGCAGGTGACTTTGTTCACGCAGGTGAACGTTTAACTACTGGTATCATCTCTTCTCATGAGATTTTACGTATTAGCGGTGTTAAAGCACTTTATAACTACTTAGTATCTGAAGTTCAGCAAGTTTACCGTTCTCAAGGGGTTAACATTGCCGATAAACACATCGAGGTAATCTTTACTCAGATGTTACGTCAGGTTAAAATTATCAAATCTGGTGATACTAAATTTATTGAAGGTGATCTAATCTCTAAAAATAAATTTAAAGCTGAGAATGAGAAGATTACTCGTCTTGGCGGTCGTCCTGCGATTGCAGAGCCATTCTTAGTAGGTATTACGCGTGCGGCTGTTGCAGCAGATTCTATTATCTCAGCAGCATCGTTCCAAGATACTACTAAAGTTCTTACTGAAGCTGCAGTTTCAGCTAAGATCGATGATCTTAACGATCTTAAAGAGAACGTTATTATTGGTCGTACGATTCCAGTTGGTACTGGTATCTATAAAGATCAAGAAGTTGTTCTTGAAAGTGAAGCGGAATAG